CAATTTNAGTTTTTCTTTGGCNTGAATTATATTTTTTCCAGTTAATCCACTAAATTGATAGGTCTGCTAGTTGAAAATGCTTTGATGTTTTCTATAGTTGTGTCTAAAATTCTCTGGAGAGCCTCTTTACTGTTGAATGCGTTGTGAGGAGTAATGATAACATTCGGTTGGTTAATTAAAATGTGATTTTCAAGTACGGCCTTCAGGTCACAGGTCTTTTTGAAGACAGATGTCAGAAGCTCTCTTTCTTCTTTGATAAAACACTCCTCCTTCAAAACATCCAATCCTAATCCGGCGAAAATTCCTTGCCTTAAACCCTCTAATAAAGCCGTAGTATCGCAAATCCCGCCCCTTGCCGTATTTATTAAATAGCATCCTTTTTTGAATAATTTTAAAGTTTTTAAATTAATCATGTGGTGAGTTGATTTATTATACGGCACATGCAAAGTAATGATGTCAGAATTTCTGAATAAATAATCCAGGGGGGCATATTTAAAACCGAATTCTTGAGCGAATTTTTGATCTTTTCTGACATCAAAAGCTAAAATATTCATTTCAAGTCCTTTGGCAATTCTAATCACATGACGACCAATATTACCGACCCCGACCACGGCTAAAGTTTTTCCTTTTAGATCAAAACCTCTTAAATTTTCTAATGAAAAATCACCTTTCTTTGTTTTCTCTAAAGAAGGATAAATTTTTCTTGATAACGCCAAAATTAAAGCAAAAGTATGTTCAGCAACTGTATTTTCTCCGTAGCTTGGCACATTGGAAACCAAAATGTTTTTATCTTTGCAGGTTTTTAAATCAAGGTGATCAAAACCAGTTGAGCGGGTGGTGATAAACTTCAGAGATTTTAGAGAATTAAGAATCTTCTTATCAATTATTGAATAAATAAATGGAGATAAGATATCAACACCCTGGATTTTTT
The Candidatus Nealsonbacteria bacterium DNA segment above includes these coding regions:
- a CDS encoding hydroxyacid dehydrogenase, with the protein product MKKLKIAFFEIEPWEKDYLKPKLKGLDSAFFEEKITPERLKKIQGVDILSPFIYSIIDKKILNSLKSLKFITTRSTGFDHLDLKTCKDKNILVSNVPSYGENTVAEHTFALILALSRKIYPSLEKTKKGDFSLENLRGFDLKGKTLAVVGVGNIGRHVIRIAKGLEMNILAFDVRKDQKFAQEFGFKYAPLDYLFRNSDIITLHVPYNKSTHHMINLKTLKLFKKGCYLINTARGGICDTTALLEGLRQGIFAGLGLDVLKEECFIKEERELLTSVFKKTCDLKAVLENHILINQPNVIITPHNAFNSKEALQRILDTTIENIKAFSTSRPINLVD